In the genome of Armatimonadota bacterium, one region contains:
- a CDS encoding Gfo/Idh/MocA family oxidoreductase: MVRIGLIGYGFMGKMHAECYKASGKAKVVAVADIEEDRRAEASSKLSCKAFESIDALLQGSDVDAIDVCTPTYMHEEHVLKALDAGKDVFCEKPLSLSMVSCERMVSAAKASGSKLMIGHVVRFWPECQVLKSILDSGRLGRPLWATAQRLSAPATWAWQGWLADPVRSGGAILDLHIHDLDFLVWVLGRPKQVVAYGIKTAKGAYDSALTMLIGHENGMSSQAVGCLAMPEGFPFTSQIRVVCEKGVIFFDATASPSLILQPEGEPEEYPQVPQPTAGSADAGGNVSSLGGYYNEIVYFLDCIEKGLMPQIITPEEAAYAVRLCLAARQSAETGQAVSV; this comes from the coding sequence ATGGTGAGAATAGGTCTAATAGGCTATGGTTTTATGGGCAAAATGCACGCTGAATGCTACAAGGCTAGCGGAAAGGCCAAGGTAGTTGCTGTTGCTGACATTGAAGAAGATCGCCGTGCTGAAGCTTCAAGCAAGCTTAGTTGTAAAGCATTCGAAAGTATTGATGCCCTTCTTCAGGGGTCAGACGTAGATGCAATTGACGTATGTACACCCACATATATGCATGAAGAACATGTTCTAAAAGCGCTAGATGCTGGAAAAGACGTTTTTTGCGAAAAGCCGCTTTCCTTGAGCATGGTTTCTTGTGAAAGAATGGTATCTGCGGCGAAAGCGTCCGGAAGCAAATTAATGATAGGTCATGTAGTAAGATTTTGGCCAGAGTGCCAAGTGCTAAAGTCAATTCTTGATTCTGGCAGGTTGGGAAGGCCTTTATGGGCTACAGCTCAAAGGCTGAGTGCCCCAGCTACTTGGGCATGGCAGGGATGGCTTGCCGACCCAGTTAGAAGCGGTGGTGCAATACTCGATCTCCACATTCATGATCTTGACTTCCTTGTTTGGGTTCTTGGAAGGCCAAAACAGGTTGTTGCATATGGAATAAAAACTGCTAAAGGCGCTTATGATTCGGCGCTTACCATGCTAATAGGCCACGAAAATGGTATGTCTAGCCAAGCGGTTGGGTGTTTGGCAATGCCAGAAGGGTTTCCATTTACTAGCCAGATAAGGGTTGTTTGTGAGAAAGGTGTCATTTTCTTCGATGCAACCGCTTCTCCATCGCTAATTCTTCAGCCTGAAGGTGAGCCTGAGGAGTATCCTCAGGTGCCTCAACCGACCGCAGGCTCGGCTGACGCAGGCGGCAACGTTTCCTCGCTCGGAGGATACTATAACGAAATTGTGTACTTCCTTGATTGCATCGAGAAAGGTCTAATGCCACAGATAATTACACCAGAGGAAGCTGCTTATGCTGTACGCCTTTGTCTTGCTGCGCGGCAATCAGCAGAGACTGGGCAAGCAGTTAGCGTATAG
- a CDS encoding Gfo/Idh/MocA family oxidoreductase, with protein sequence MAKRILIVGAGSIGLKQLRAFSSQNPKPHLTVIDPREEAKARARAEFGVEISVEDWDSIDIKQFDGVVICSPAPTHVPYSIRCLIEGVPVLSEKPLSHTYAAVEELLKLAEKPGAPPSGVAYVRRYHPAHEKARELVKSGRLGKVLIARVNGGQPFTTYRPDYREIYYARRDQGGGCLLDCATHFLDLVQWYMGPIEEMCGYVEHLALEGVEVEDTVALSCKFKENDALGTVHINQFQPVNENILDFAGVEGFLRVIEPEFTCKIFHKNWEDLQVERADYADALRRQARAFLAAIDGGAPMRTSFAEAAHTLQLCLNLMAKLNIA encoded by the coding sequence TTGGCGAAGCGCATTCTGATTGTCGGAGCAGGTAGCATTGGTCTGAAACAACTGAGGGCTTTCAGCTCTCAGAACCCCAAACCGCATTTAACAGTAATTGACCCTCGAGAGGAGGCAAAGGCCCGGGCACGCGCTGAGTTTGGTGTAGAAATTTCGGTTGAGGATTGGGATTCGATTGACATTAAACAGTTTGACGGTGTGGTAATATGTTCACCTGCACCTACGCACGTTCCTTATTCGATTCGTTGCCTGATTGAAGGAGTGCCTGTGCTTTCCGAAAAGCCTCTTTCTCATACTTATGCTGCCGTTGAGGAACTTCTAAAGCTAGCAGAAAAACCGGGAGCGCCGCCGTCAGGTGTAGCATATGTTCGCCGGTATCACCCAGCTCATGAGAAGGCGCGTGAGCTGGTAAAATCAGGCAGGCTTGGGAAAGTCCTTATCGCTCGCGTAAACGGTGGCCAGCCTTTCACAACATACAGGCCCGATTACCGAGAAATTTACTATGCGCGGCGTGATCAAGGTGGAGGTTGTCTACTAGACTGCGCAACCCATTTTCTCGATCTTGTCCAATGGTATATGGGACCGATTGAAGAAATGTGCGGATATGTCGAACATCTGGCGCTTGAGGGAGTGGAAGTTGAAGATACGGTAGCTCTTTCTTGTAAGTTTAAGGAGAATGACGCTCTGGGAACGGTGCATATCAACCAATTCCAGCCAGTTAATGAAAATATACTAGATTTTGCTGGCGTGGAGGGGTTTTTGCGTGTAATCGAGCCAGAATTCACGTGCAAAATTTTTCACAAAAACTGGGAAGATTTGCAAGTCGAGCGAGCTGACTATGCGGATGCACTCAGGAGACAGGCAAGGGCGTTCTTGGCGGCAATTGACGGTGGTGCGCCAATGCGAACTAGCTTTGCTGAGGCAGCGCACACCTTGCAACTTTGTCTTAACTTAATGGCGAAGCTTAATATAGCATAA
- a CDS encoding sugar phosphate isomerase/epimerase — protein sequence MIKSISYWAFPGGLEASKPAVQACKEAKVAGFDAIELAFSVTGEISLDSKLDDLKQLKEAIADTGIEIASLACALGFQWPFTSDDTSIRAKAVEIHKKAIAAANALGTDALLVVPGAVDVPWDPSIPVVKYGDAYKRASEEIGKLIGDAEAADVTLCVENVWNKFLLSPMEMANFVDQFRSPWVAVYFDVGNCVYIGYPQDWILVLGKRIRRVHLKDFRRSVGTASGFVDLLSGDVDWPAVIKALKEVGYDGPLTAEMIPPYAHYPEVLIENTSRAMDAILGR from the coding sequence ATGATAAAGAGCATAAGTTACTGGGCATTTCCAGGCGGCTTAGAGGCATCAAAACCTGCTGTTCAGGCGTGCAAGGAGGCAAAAGTCGCTGGGTTTGATGCTATAGAACTAGCTTTCTCAGTAACCGGCGAAATTTCACTCGATTCGAAATTGGATGACCTTAAGCAATTAAAAGAGGCAATCGCAGATACTGGAATTGAGATTGCCAGTCTTGCCTGTGCACTAGGTTTTCAGTGGCCTTTTACGTCGGATGATACTTCCATTCGGGCTAAAGCGGTTGAGATTCATAAAAAGGCTATTGCTGCTGCCAATGCTCTCGGAACGGATGCTTTGCTTGTCGTTCCTGGTGCGGTTGATGTTCCATGGGATCCTTCCATACCTGTTGTCAAATATGGGGATGCATACAAACGTGCCTCAGAGGAGATAGGCAAACTCATTGGCGATGCTGAGGCGGCAGACGTGACTCTCTGTGTCGAGAATGTGTGGAATAAGTTCTTGCTTAGTCCGATGGAAATGGCAAATTTTGTGGACCAGTTCAGAAGTCCCTGGGTGGCTGTTTATTTTGACGTTGGGAACTGTGTTTATATCGGCTACCCTCAAGATTGGATCCTTGTCCTTGGGAAGCGAATTCGACGCGTGCATCTCAAAGATTTTCGAAGAAGCGTAGGAACAGCTTCTGGTTTTGTAGACCTTCTTTCTGGTGATGTGGATTGGCCAGCGGTAATTAAGGCACTGAAAGAAGTTGGATATGATGGACCGCTTACGGCTGAGATGATTCCTCCGTATGCACACTACCCAGAGGTTCTTATTGAAAACACTTCGCGTGCAATGGATGCCATATTGGGACGCTAG
- a CDS encoding sodium/solute symporter (Members of the Solute:Sodium Symporter (SSS), TC 2.A.21 as described in tcdb.org, catalyze solute:Na+ symport. Known solutes for members of the family include sugars, amino acids, nucleosides, inositols, vitamins, urea or anions, depending on the system.), translating to MSKSLSYWDALVVAIYMLWMLGIGIYYSKRQTDTNEYFLGRRSMNWFIVGISTMATLISTITYLTMPGEVIANGFGVLWSQLSVWLSFFFIGYLVIPKIMEHKITSGYQLLEKQFGMGIRQAAAVLFILTRITWTGLVVYTCSRAVSQMTRWPLESVILAVGIITISYTTMGGIRAVIITDVTQAFILFGGALAVVAFAIYSSGSLTGWWPNFHDPVIAGGLSWPNVKLFSFDLTERITVLGIIFMYIVWWICTASSDQLAIQRYLSTRDARMARRSFLTNAFANTMVASVLAFCGAALVGYFIHNPSTIPAANELLLNAKPGVLDEVVHKMSMMGEVKGKLYLLKRGADDVFPWFIAHVLPTGLSGVLIAALFSAAMSSVSSGVNSITTVIMVDFARIFSRSSDERQRVRKAKLIGIIVGAIAILVSFVQHFIKGNFMEVAQKINGCFIAPMAALFIMAFFIKRINRQGAWAAIFSGFVIGAVVSYYGEISKALTGNEVKVSFMFILPFSLVGAIVAAYLVSLLFPAPFVSNEQESTN from the coding sequence ATGAGTAAGAGCCTGAGCTATTGGGATGCACTGGTTGTCGCAATTTACATGCTGTGGATGCTGGGCATCGGGATATATTATTCCAAGCGGCAGACGGATACAAATGAATACTTCCTTGGTCGTCGTAGCATGAATTGGTTTATTGTGGGCATTTCCACAATGGCTACGCTTATTAGTACTATTACTTATTTGACCATGCCAGGCGAAGTAATTGCCAATGGCTTTGGCGTTTTGTGGTCTCAACTCTCGGTTTGGCTTTCCTTTTTCTTCATTGGATACCTTGTCATTCCAAAGATAATGGAGCATAAGATAACCTCAGGGTATCAACTTCTCGAGAAACAATTTGGGATGGGTATACGTCAAGCCGCAGCGGTTTTATTCATTCTTACTCGCATTACATGGACAGGCCTTGTTGTTTATACTTGTAGTCGCGCTGTTTCTCAGATGACTAGATGGCCGCTCGAAAGCGTTATTCTTGCTGTGGGTATAATTACGATTTCTTACACAACGATGGGTGGAATACGCGCTGTTATCATTACTGACGTAACTCAAGCGTTCATTCTTTTTGGTGGTGCACTGGCGGTTGTGGCATTTGCTATATACAGTTCAGGAAGTCTAACCGGTTGGTGGCCAAACTTCCATGACCCTGTAATTGCAGGCGGGCTATCATGGCCAAATGTAAAGTTGTTTTCCTTTGACCTGACAGAGCGAATAACCGTTTTAGGGATTATTTTTATGTATATCGTTTGGTGGATTTGCACAGCTAGCTCAGACCAACTTGCAATTCAACGTTACCTAAGCACTAGGGATGCCCGGATGGCAAGAAGAAGTTTTCTCACAAATGCTTTTGCAAATACTATGGTGGCTAGCGTCTTGGCTTTTTGTGGAGCAGCTTTAGTGGGCTACTTTATTCACAATCCTAGCACCATACCTGCTGCTAATGAACTTCTATTAAATGCGAAGCCGGGTGTGCTTGACGAAGTTGTTCATAAGATGTCGATGATGGGGGAAGTTAAAGGTAAGCTCTATTTGCTCAAACGCGGTGCTGATGATGTCTTCCCTTGGTTTATAGCGCATGTGCTTCCAACAGGCCTTTCGGGAGTTTTGATTGCCGCACTTTTCTCGGCCGCTATGTCAAGCGTATCATCTGGCGTCAACTCAATTACGACCGTGATAATGGTTGATTTTGCAAGAATCTTTTCTCGTTCAAGCGACGAGCGCCAACGGGTGAGAAAGGCAAAGTTAATAGGAATCATTGTGGGAGCAATCGCTATCTTAGTTAGTTTTGTGCAGCATTTTATAAAAGGGAATTTCATGGAGGTTGCACAAAAAATAAATGGTTGCTTCATCGCTCCAATGGCAGCTCTATTTATCATGGCGTTTTTTATTAAAAGAATAAACCGTCAGGGAGCTTGGGCGGCCATATTTTCGGGATTTGTAATAGGCGCAGTTGTCTCGTACTATGGGGAAATTTCTAAGGCTTTGACCGGTAACGAAGTCAAAGTATCTTTTATGTTTATTTTACCCTTCTCGCTAGTCGGCGCAATTGTGGCTGCTTATCTTGTTAGCCTTTTGTTCCCAGCGCCATTTGTAAGTAATGAACAGGAAAGCACAAATTAG